One region of Hoeflea sp. 108 genomic DNA includes:
- a CDS encoding DUF1254 domain-containing protein, translated as MLRLLHALVIGLVGAGIAHIVILLLVPSFSERDAWSRLAMVAGPNKIVRLDQEVGGAPVVKSLDPSFFEAACRFDLAEGVVRIDNAGKVPFWSASVYDRSGQNIYSFNDRTSPDGGLDFVVLTPAQMIELRKELPPEFEKSIFVETPIDEGIVVVRVFVPDDSWKPEVSRFLDGINCEIQ; from the coding sequence ATGCTTAGGCTCCTTCATGCGCTCGTCATCGGCCTTGTCGGTGCGGGCATTGCCCACATCGTCATCCTGCTCTTGGTGCCCAGTTTCTCTGAACGGGACGCCTGGTCTCGGCTTGCCATGGTCGCTGGTCCCAACAAGATCGTGCGCCTCGACCAGGAAGTCGGCGGCGCGCCGGTCGTGAAGTCTCTCGATCCGTCGTTCTTCGAGGCCGCCTGCCGCTTCGACCTCGCCGAGGGCGTCGTTCGCATCGACAATGCTGGCAAGGTTCCGTTCTGGTCGGCCTCGGTCTACGATCGCAGCGGGCAGAACATCTACAGCTTCAACGATCGCACCTCGCCGGACGGCGGCCTCGATTTCGTCGTGCTGACCCCGGCCCAGATGATCGAACTGCGCAAGGAACTGCCGCCGGAATTCGAGAAATCGATCTTTGTCGAAACGCCAATCGACGAGGGTATCGTCGTCGTCCGCGTCTTCGTGCCCGACGACAGCTGGAAGCCCGAGGTGTCGCGCTTCCTCGACGGCATCAACTGCGAGATCCAGTAA
- a CDS encoding DUF1214 domain-containing protein, protein MLKQSILIGLALAIAIGGGAASVGMILKSQEGIGAVSIGPWTAFPDSGTPDADPYSKARVARDGILALGRAEGLAFVAERDSSGTHLKRECSYRVEGGLPVARFWTLYASDKDQMALKSGMRRDGELHSLEVLRQPDNSVEISVGAKAVPGNWLAVSGVGDMNLVLTLYDTPIASSTGLSDIEMPRIVRVQCNA, encoded by the coding sequence ATGCTGAAACAATCGATCCTGATAGGTCTGGCGCTAGCCATCGCCATCGGCGGAGGTGCCGCAAGCGTCGGCATGATCCTGAAGTCGCAGGAAGGCATCGGTGCCGTGTCGATCGGGCCCTGGACGGCCTTCCCGGACAGCGGCACGCCCGACGCCGATCCCTACTCCAAGGCTCGCGTGGCGCGTGACGGCATCCTCGCGCTCGGCCGCGCTGAGGGCCTCGCCTTTGTTGCCGAACGCGATTCCAGCGGCACCCATCTCAAGCGCGAATGCAGCTACCGCGTCGAAGGCGGCCTGCCGGTCGCGCGCTTCTGGACGCTCTACGCCTCGGACAAGGACCAGATGGCGCTGAAGTCGGGCATGCGCCGCGACGGCGAGCTGCATTCGCTCGAAGTGCTGCGCCAGCCCGACAATTCGGTCGAGATATCAGTCGGCGCCAAAGCCGTGCCGGGCAACTGGCTCGCGGTTTCAGGCGTCGGCGACATGAACCTGGTGCTCACGCTCTACGACACCCCGATCGCCAGCAGCACCGGCCTGTCCGATATCGAGATGCCGCGCATCGTCAGGGTCCAGTGCAATGCTTAG
- a CDS encoding PBP1A family penicillin-binding protein, with product MESPIEPRKKRSRFAAGLLAIDAWLDSTLYELRFRAQQFWESATIFFRRFRVKGWRRGVVEMLSEAFTMGAGGSVVMLALAMPAFQETAGDWRNRDDFAVTFLDRYGNEIGQRGIIQRDSVPVDEMPDHVIKAVLATEDRRFFEHYGIDVLGLIRAMSENMRANSVVQGGSSITQQLAKNLFLTNERTVERKIKEAFLSLWLESNLSKKEILQLYLDRAYMGGGTFGISAAANFYFGKQVKDLNLAEAAMLAGLFKAPTKYAPHINLPAARARANVVLTNLVQAGFMTEGQVLSARLHPANVVDRGKQKSPDYFLDWAFDEVKKIAAKSGVHSLVARTTIDMNIQNAAEESVEFHLRQYGKEYHVSEGAIVVIETNGAVRALVGGRDYGASQFNRATKAQRQTGSSFKPYVYSTAMEHGFTPESVISDAPISWGNWSPKNYTRGYSGRMTLATALIKSINTVPVRLAKEHLTIAPIKAMAEAMGVESPVSSHKTMVLGTSGLTVMDQATGYSVLAQNGLVGTRHGITQLVTHSGKLIYDWSKDGTPPHRVLSEQAVSSMNSIMVQIPETGTARKAALPNIRSAGKTGTTQSYRDAWYIGFTGNYTAAVWLGNDDFSPTNKMTGGSLPAMVWQRLMAYAHQNIDLKPIPGIKNPFVDPAQIAKAEEAAKAGTDQAAADAADRPPVLSSTTTRTLREIADFFHNAPAIEPPAEPETLSAL from the coding sequence ATGGAAAGCCCAATCGAACCCCGCAAGAAAAGAAGCCGTTTCGCCGCTGGGCTTCTGGCCATCGACGCCTGGCTCGATTCCACCCTCTATGAGTTGCGCTTCCGCGCCCAGCAATTCTGGGAAAGCGCGACGATCTTCTTCCGCCGCTTTCGCGTCAAAGGCTGGCGCCGCGGCGTCGTCGAGATGCTGAGCGAAGCCTTCACCATGGGCGCCGGCGGTTCGGTCGTGATGCTGGCGCTGGCCATGCCCGCCTTTCAGGAAACGGCAGGCGACTGGCGCAACCGCGACGACTTCGCCGTCACCTTCCTCGACCGCTACGGCAACGAGATCGGCCAGCGCGGTATCATCCAGCGCGATTCCGTGCCGGTCGACGAGATGCCGGACCATGTCATCAAGGCGGTGCTCGCCACCGAAGACCGTCGCTTCTTCGAGCATTACGGCATCGACGTCCTCGGCCTGATCCGCGCCATGTCCGAGAACATGCGCGCCAACTCAGTGGTCCAGGGCGGCTCCAGCATCACCCAGCAGCTCGCCAAGAACCTGTTCCTCACAAACGAGCGCACGGTCGAACGCAAGATCAAGGAAGCGTTTCTGTCGCTGTGGCTGGAATCCAACCTGTCCAAGAAAGAGATCCTGCAGCTCTATCTCGACCGCGCCTATATGGGCGGCGGCACGTTCGGCATCTCTGCTGCAGCCAATTTCTACTTTGGCAAGCAGGTCAAGGATCTCAACCTTGCAGAGGCGGCGATGCTCGCCGGCCTGTTCAAGGCCCCGACCAAATACGCCCCGCATATCAATCTGCCTGCAGCCCGCGCCCGCGCCAACGTGGTGCTGACCAATCTCGTCCAGGCCGGCTTCATGACCGAGGGTCAGGTGCTTTCGGCGCGACTCCACCCGGCCAACGTGGTCGACCGCGGCAAGCAGAAAAGCCCTGACTATTTCCTCGACTGGGCCTTCGACGAGGTCAAGAAGATCGCCGCCAAGTCGGGCGTTCATTCGCTGGTCGCGCGCACCACCATCGACATGAACATCCAGAACGCGGCCGAGGAGTCGGTCGAGTTCCACCTGCGCCAATATGGCAAGGAATATCACGTCAGCGAGGGCGCCATCGTCGTCATCGAGACCAACGGTGCGGTCCGCGCTCTCGTCGGCGGACGCGACTACGGTGCCAGCCAGTTCAACCGCGCCACCAAGGCGCAGCGCCAGACCGGCTCGTCGTTCAAGCCTTATGTCTACTCGACGGCGATGGAACACGGCTTCACGCCGGAATCGGTGATATCGGATGCGCCGATCAGCTGGGGCAACTGGTCACCGAAGAACTACACACGCGGCTATTCCGGGCGGATGACGCTCGCCACAGCTCTGATCAAGTCGATCAATACCGTGCCTGTGCGTCTCGCCAAGGAACACCTGACCATAGCGCCGATCAAGGCCATGGCCGAGGCGATGGGTGTCGAGTCCCCTGTCAGTTCACACAAGACGATGGTGCTCGGCACCTCCGGCCTCACCGTCATGGATCAGGCAACAGGCTACAGTGTGCTGGCCCAGAATGGCCTCGTCGGCACCCGTCACGGCATCACGCAGCTCGTCACCCATTCCGGCAAGTTGATCTATGACTGGTCCAAGGACGGCACGCCGCCGCATCGGGTTCTGTCGGAACAGGCGGTTTCGTCGATGAATTCGATCATGGTCCAGATCCCGGAGACCGGCACCGCGCGAAAGGCCGCCCTGCCCAACATCCGCTCGGCGGGCAAGACCGGCACCACCCAGTCCTATCGCGACGCCTGGTACATCGGTTTCACCGGCAACTACACGGCCGCCGTCTGGCTCGGCAATGACGACTTTTCGCCAACCAACAAGATGACCGGCGGTTCGCTGCCTGCAATGGTCTGGCAGCGCCTCATGGCCTACGCCCACCAGAACATCGATCTGAAGCCGATACCGGGCATCAAGAACCCGTTCGTCGATCCGGCCCAGATCGCCAAGGCCGAGGAGGCGGCAAAGGCTGGAACCGACCAGGCCGCAGCAGACGCGGCCGACCGTCCACCCGTGCTGTCGAGCACGACGACGCGGACGCTGCGCGAGATCGCCGACTTCTTCCACAACGCGCCGGCAATCGAACCGCCAGCCGAACCCGAGACGCTTTCGGCGCTGTGA
- a CDS encoding response regulator transcription factor, which yields MRILVVEDDKDLNRQISEALTDAGYVVDKAFDGEEGHFLGDTEPYDAVVLDIGLPQMDGISVVEKWRRGGRKMPVLMLTARDRWSDKVAGIDAGADDYVTKPFHIEEVLARLRALIRRAAGHASSELSCGPVRLDTKASKADVNGVPLKLTSHEFRLLAYLMHHMGEVVSRTELVEHLYDQDFDRDSNTIEVFVGRLRKKMGIDMIETVRGMGYRMREPEA from the coding sequence ATGCGCATACTCGTCGTCGAAGATGACAAGGACCTGAACCGCCAGATTTCCGAGGCGTTGACCGATGCCGGCTACGTCGTCGACAAGGCTTTCGACGGCGAGGAGGGACATTTCCTCGGCGATACCGAGCCCTATGACGCCGTGGTCCTCGACATTGGTCTGCCGCAGATGGATGGCATCAGCGTCGTGGAAAAATGGCGCCGCGGTGGCCGCAAGATGCCTGTACTGATGCTGACGGCGCGCGACCGCTGGAGCGACAAGGTGGCCGGCATTGACGCTGGCGCTGACGATTACGTCACCAAGCCGTTCCACATCGAAGAGGTGCTGGCCCGCTTGCGCGCCCTGATCCGACGTGCTGCCGGCCACGCCTCCTCGGAACTGTCCTGCGGTCCTGTGCGGCTCGACACCAAGGCTTCGAAGGCTGATGTCAACGGCGTGCCTCTGAAGCTGACCTCGCACGAGTTCCGCCTGCTTGCCTATCTCATGCATCATATGGGCGAGGTGGTTTCGCGGACAGAGCTGGTCGAGCACCTCTACGACCAGGATTTCGACCGCGATTCCAATACCATCGAGGTGTTCGTCGGTCGCCTTCGCAAGAAGATGGGCATCGACATGATCGAAACCGTCCGCGGTATGGGATACCGCATGCGCGAGCCGGAGGCGTAA
- a CDS encoding ATP-binding protein has translation MSLGPRSLAFRVIAFSTIWAILAFALIFTVIGSLYRQTSERGFDSLLSAHLFNLIGSVGVSDSGTLTGGPDLGDLRFSEPESGWYWSVEPVSKGLVGQLRSSSMTEPIASPSINEAPFNSEFQRHYRIAGINGEELEVFESEFVLDSQNRIARFRVMGNRSELEDEISGFEWRLFSYLSLFGFGMIAINAIAILLGLQPLARVRNALAMVREGTAQRLTGRFPAEIQPLANETNALIENNRRIVERSRTQVGNLAHSLKTPLAVMLNEGRALGGPKGQLIADHAAAMQQQIDHYLQRARVAAQRESVVYRTPVTPLLERMVRVMDKLSRGTGISLATPPADVVFAGEREDLEEVVGNLLENAMKWAHSAVRVSVETAVPVGEEPPRFSILIEDDGPGIPEDKAREALQRGKRLDETKPGTGLGLAIVADLVKEYGGTLRLERSAMGGLKAVVELRGVQ, from the coding sequence CTGAGCCTCGGCCCGCGCTCCCTGGCGTTTCGCGTCATCGCCTTTTCGACGATCTGGGCGATCCTCGCCTTTGCGCTCATCTTCACCGTGATCGGTTCGCTTTATCGCCAAACCAGCGAGCGCGGCTTCGACAGTCTCTTGTCGGCGCATCTGTTCAACCTGATCGGATCGGTCGGTGTGTCGGACAGCGGCACCCTGACCGGCGGTCCCGATCTGGGTGACCTCAGGTTCTCGGAGCCGGAGTCGGGCTGGTACTGGTCGGTGGAGCCGGTGTCGAAGGGGCTGGTCGGCCAGCTGCGTTCGTCGTCGATGACCGAGCCGATCGCCTCGCCCAGCATCAACGAGGCGCCGTTCAATTCGGAGTTCCAGCGCCACTACCGCATTGCCGGCATCAACGGCGAGGAACTCGAGGTGTTCGAGAGCGAGTTTGTGCTCGATTCGCAGAACCGCATCGCGCGCTTTCGCGTCATGGGCAATCGCAGCGAACTGGAAGACGAGATATCGGGCTTCGAATGGCGCCTGTTTTCCTACCTGTCGCTGTTCGGTTTCGGCATGATCGCCATCAACGCCATCGCCATCCTGCTCGGCCTGCAGCCGCTCGCACGCGTCCGCAACGCGCTTGCCATGGTGCGCGAAGGCACGGCGCAAAGGCTGACCGGGCGCTTTCCAGCCGAGATCCAGCCGCTTGCCAATGAGACCAATGCGTTGATCGAAAACAACCGGCGCATCGTCGAGCGTTCCCGTACACAGGTTGGCAATCTCGCCCATTCGCTGAAGACGCCGCTGGCGGTGATGCTCAACGAGGGTCGTGCTCTGGGTGGTCCCAAGGGCCAACTGATCGCCGACCACGCGGCGGCGATGCAGCAGCAGATCGATCATTATCTGCAGCGCGCGCGTGTTGCGGCGCAACGCGAAAGCGTCGTCTATCGCACGCCGGTCACGCCGCTGCTTGAACGCATGGTGCGCGTCATGGACAAGCTGTCTCGTGGCACCGGCATTTCACTGGCCACGCCGCCGGCGGACGTCGTCTTTGCCGGCGAGCGGGAAGATCTCGAGGAGGTTGTCGGCAACCTCCTCGAAAATGCAATGAAATGGGCGCACAGTGCGGTCAGGGTGTCTGTCGAAACGGCAGTGCCTGTTGGCGAGGAGCCGCCGCGATTTTCGATCCTGATCGAGGATGACGGACCGGGCATTCCCGAGGACAAGGCGCGCGAGGCACTGCAGCGCGGCAAGCGTCTCGACGAGACAAAACCGGGCACCGGGCTGGGGCTCGCCATTGTCGCCGACCTGGTCAAGGAGTATGGCGGCACCTTGCGGCTTGAGCGCTCGGCGATGGGCGGCTTGAAGGCTGTCGTCGAACTGCGCGGAGTGCAGTAG
- the ccmI gene encoding c-type cytochrome biogenesis protein CcmI — MLFWIVAALLTLGASLAVLLPLTRQAEGDADKSHDLEVYRDQLAEVERDAARGLIAAPDAEQARAEIARRIIRLDAEGTSAPRSGPSLAPRLVGVVAVLAVPLLSWSVYTVIGSPDIPSQPLSARLSQNPANSSVDELIARAEAHLVANPTDGRGWDVLAPVYMRMGRANDAVTAYRNAIRLLGSSSARESGLGEAIAAAAGGIVTADARSAFEDALKSDPTNPKARYFLGIALAQEGKTADAAIVWRQLADGVPADSPWRSVVEQAIAQAEGRVPQQNQTAGAPAPSQDQIDAAASMSAGDRTVMIEGMVATLDEKLRQNPRDTEGWLRLVRSYQVLGKTDQAQDALGRAYTALGRDSDDGRKLTELAGSLGLKVTE; from the coding sequence ATGCTGTTCTGGATTGTTGCCGCTCTTCTGACACTGGGTGCGAGCCTCGCGGTTCTGCTGCCTTTGACGCGCCAAGCCGAAGGCGACGCCGACAAGAGCCATGACCTGGAGGTCTATCGCGACCAGTTGGCGGAGGTGGAGCGCGACGCCGCGCGCGGCCTGATCGCCGCGCCCGACGCCGAGCAGGCGCGCGCCGAGATCGCACGCCGCATCATCAGGCTGGATGCCGAAGGCACGAGCGCACCGCGAAGCGGCCCGTCCTTGGCGCCGCGGCTGGTTGGTGTCGTTGCCGTGCTCGCAGTGCCGCTGTTGAGCTGGAGCGTCTATACGGTGATCGGCTCGCCCGACATTCCCTCGCAGCCGCTGAGCGCGCGCCTGTCGCAGAATCCCGCCAACAGCTCGGTCGACGAGTTGATCGCGCGCGCCGAGGCTCATCTTGTCGCCAACCCCACCGATGGCCGTGGCTGGGACGTACTGGCGCCTGTCTACATGCGCATGGGCCGCGCCAATGACGCGGTCACTGCCTATCGCAATGCGATCCGGCTGCTCGGCTCGTCCTCGGCGCGCGAATCCGGCCTTGGCGAAGCGATAGCTGCCGCCGCCGGCGGCATCGTCACCGCCGACGCGCGTTCGGCATTCGAGGATGCGCTGAAGAGCGACCCGACCAATCCCAAGGCGCGCTACTTCCTTGGCATCGCTTTGGCCCAGGAAGGCAAGACGGCCGACGCGGCCATCGTATGGCGTCAGTTGGCCGACGGAGTGCCTGCGGATTCGCCGTGGCGTTCGGTTGTCGAGCAGGCAATTGCGCAGGCGGAAGGCCGCGTGCCGCAACAGAACCAGACAGCCGGCGCACCTGCGCCCAGCCAGGACCAGATCGATGCCGCGGCTTCCATGTCGGCGGGCGACCGCACGGTGATGATCGAGGGCATGGTCGCCACGCTTGATGAGAAGCTGCGCCAGAACCCGCGCGACACGGAAGGCTGGCTGCGGCTTGTTCGTTCATATCAGGTGCTGGGCAAGACCGACCAGGCGCAGGACGCGCTGGGTCGCGCCTATACGGCCCTTGGCCGTGACAGCGACGACGGCCGCAAGCTCACCGAACTGGCCGGCTCGCTTGGCCTAAAGGTTACGGAGTAG
- the ccmE gene encoding cytochrome c maturation protein CcmE, whose protein sequence is MTRKQKRLSVIAGALVFLGAATALTFYALGQKASYFYMPGDLQTATLEPGQRIRLGGLVENGSIVRGQGTEVAFGVTDSEKTVKVRYTGILPDLFREGQGVITEGSFAADGTFVADSVLAKHDENYMPKEVADSLKAKGVWQQETTQ, encoded by the coding sequence ATGACGCGCAAACAGAAACGCCTCTCTGTCATTGCTGGCGCGCTGGTTTTCCTGGGCGCGGCAACGGCGCTGACCTTCTACGCGCTCGGCCAGAAGGCCTCCTATTTCTACATGCCAGGCGACCTGCAGACGGCGACCCTCGAGCCCGGCCAGCGCATACGTCTCGGCGGGTTGGTCGAGAACGGATCGATCGTGCGCGGGCAGGGGACCGAGGTGGCGTTCGGCGTCACCGATTCCGAGAAGACCGTGAAGGTGCGCTACACCGGCATCCTGCCGGACCTTTTCCGAGAAGGGCAGGGCGTCATTACCGAGGGCAGCTTCGCTGCGGACGGAACGTTTGTCGCCGACAGCGTGCTGGCCAAGCACGACGAGAACTACATGCCCAAGGAGGTTGCCGACAGCCTGAAGGCAAAGGGCGTCTGGCAACAGGAAACCACTCAATGA